In Mycolicibacterium aubagnense, the DNA window GGCAGACTTCACCGCGGGGTTCGACGCGCTCGCCGACAAGCCGATCAGTCCCGCCCAGGCGCAGTCGGTCGCCGACTACTACACCAACACCTTTGTCAAAGAGGTCCAGAAATCCAGCGGGGTCACCCTCAACACCGACCAATTGCTGCCGAAAGACAACCCACAGCGGTACCTGCAGGCCAACTACACCGCGGTGCGTCAGAACGACGACACCGCCGTCAAGATCAACGACGCCCACGACGGCAGCCTCTGGTCGGCGGCCAACGCCAGGTACCAGGATTTCTTCCGCGAGATCGTCAGCCGGTTCGAATTCCAGGACGCCATGCTGCTCGACACCCGCGGCAACATGGTCTACACGGCGTACAAAGACGTCGACCTGGGCACGAACATCCTCACCGGGCCCTACAGCGGATCCAAACTCCGTGGGGCGTACGAGAAGGCGTTGTCGTCCAACGCGCTCGACTACGTGGGGTTCACCGACTTCGAGATCTACCAGCCGGCGGAGAACGACCCCACGGCGTGGATGGTCACCCCGATCGTCAACGGCGGGCGCGCAGTCGGCGTGCTGGCCCTGCAGTTCCCCGCGTCGAAGGTCAACCGGCTGATGACCTTCAACAAGCGTTGGAACGAATCCGGGCTGGGCAACACCGGCGAGGTCTACCTGGTGGGGTCGGACAACCTGATGCGCTCGGACTCCCGGCTGTTCCTGGAGAATCCGCAGGCCTACAAGCAAGCAGTCGTCGATGCCGGGACCCCCGCATCCGTCGCCGAACGGGCCATCCAGGTCGGCGGGACCACGCTCGTTCAGCCCATCCCGGCGGAGTCCGCACGGCGGGCACAGCGCGGCGAATCGGGGACCCAGATCGGCACCGACTACCTCGGCAACGAGGCGCTGCAGGCGTATGCGCCCGTGACAATTCCCGATTCCGATCTGAACTGGTCCATCATCGCGAAGATCGACACCGCGGAGGCCTTCGAAAAGGAGGCCTCGTTCACCCGGACCATGGTGCTGTCGACGGTCGGCATCATCTTCGCGGTCTGCATCGCCTCGGTGTTCCTCGCCCAGCTCTTCGTCAGGCCGATCCGGCGGCTGGAAGCCGGCGCGCAGCGGATCGGCGCCGGTGACTACGACATCGCCATCCCGGTGTCCACGCGCGACGAAATCGGGGATTTGACAGAAGCTTTCAACGAGATGAGCAGAAGTCTCACCGTCAAGGAGGAGCTCCTCGTCGAGCAGCGCAAGGAGAACTCCAAACTGCTCGCGCTGCTGATGCCCGAGCCGCTCGCGGAGCGCTATCAGCAGGGCGAGGAGATCCCGGCCGAGGAGCACCAGAACGTCACCGTGATCTTCACCGAGATCATCGGACTCGACCGGCTGCAGGCCGAGCTGACGTCGCAGGGGTCACTCGCCATCGTCACCGAGATCGAGCGCCAATTCGATGCCGCGGCAAACAGTCTCGGTATCGAACGGGGCCGGCCCATCCGCAACGGCTACCTCAGCAGCTGCGGCCTGAATGTGCCGCGCCTGGACAACGTGCGTCGCACCGTCGACTTCGCGCTGGAGTGCCAGCGGATCATCGAGCGGTTCAACGGCCAGACGGGCTACACACTGGGCCTGCGCGCGGGCATCGACACCGGCACCGTCAGCAGCGGCCTCGGCGGCCGGCACTCGGTGGTGTACGACATGTGGGGCGCGGCGGTGAATGTCGCGTACCAGATCAAGAGCGGGTCACCGCAACCCGGGATCGACGTCACCGACCGGGTGTACCAGGCCTTACACGAGACCATGAGCTTCACGTCCGTCGGCACCGTCACCGTCGACGGGCGGGAGGAGCCGATCTGGCGACTGGTGGAGCCGCGGTGATCGCCGGCATCTTCACCTCGTCCTGGTTCTACTGGGCCGTCGGCATCGCGATCGGACTGCCGATCGGGCTGGTCGCCCTCACCGAGTGGCAGCACGCCTTACGGCGCCGGCAGAGCTTCCTGGTGCGGCCGGTGACCCTGCTGCGCAATTATCTGCTGCCGCTGGGCGCACTGCTGCTGCTGCTGACCGAGGCCCGTCAGGTGCCCGCCGGGGCCACCTCGGTCCGCACCGTCGCAACGCTTTTCGCGTTCGTCGTACTCGTCCTGCTGTTGTCCGGGGTGAATGCCGCCCTGTTCCAGGGCGCCCCGGAAGGGACGTGGCGCAAGCGGATTCCGACGATCTTCGTCGACGTCGCGCGGTTCGTCCTCATCGCGGTCGGTCTCGCGCTGATCTTCTCGTACATCTGGGGCGCCA includes these proteins:
- a CDS encoding adenylate/guanylate cyclase domain-containing protein: MVDASERNGDEKLAAPHQASRRFDRFQRRQLLSKVSIQSKLVVMLVLCTIVAATVVGFIAFQTGRGSMRDSVFNRLTEVRQSQSRALQDQLSDLKNSMIIYARGATTVNALADFTAGFDALADKPISPAQAQSVADYYTNTFVKEVQKSSGVTLNTDQLLPKDNPQRYLQANYTAVRQNDDTAVKINDAHDGSLWSAANARYQDFFREIVSRFEFQDAMLLDTRGNMVYTAYKDVDLGTNILTGPYSGSKLRGAYEKALSSNALDYVGFTDFEIYQPAENDPTAWMVTPIVNGGRAVGVLALQFPASKVNRLMTFNKRWNESGLGNTGEVYLVGSDNLMRSDSRLFLENPQAYKQAVVDAGTPASVAERAIQVGGTTLVQPIPAESARRAQRGESGTQIGTDYLGNEALQAYAPVTIPDSDLNWSIIAKIDTAEAFEKEASFTRTMVLSTVGIIFAVCIASVFLAQLFVRPIRRLEAGAQRIGAGDYDIAIPVSTRDEIGDLTEAFNEMSRSLTVKEELLVEQRKENSKLLALLMPEPLAERYQQGEEIPAEEHQNVTVIFTEIIGLDRLQAELTSQGSLAIVTEIERQFDAAANSLGIERGRPIRNGYLSSCGLNVPRLDNVRRTVDFALECQRIIERFNGQTGYTLGLRAGIDTGTVSSGLGGRHSVVYDMWGAAVNVAYQIKSGSPQPGIDVTDRVYQALHETMSFTSVGTVTVDGREEPIWRLVEPR